A window of Rhipicephalus microplus isolate Deutch F79 chromosome 8, USDA_Rmic, whole genome shotgun sequence genomic DNA:
TTTACGATATATTATTGAAAGCCTATACATTTGTAGGAGACATGAGAAGTAGTTACCAATTGAAGTAAGCAATAAAATTACGCTCTTTTTGaccgaaattaaaaaaaagaaattgagcaGTTAAGAGATTAGATATTCATCATAGTATATTAGTAAATATATAATCAGCATACTCACGTACTGTCAAACCGATCAATAGCATTAGCCATAAGCATCGCAGCCATCGTTCCAATGGAGCCAAAGTTCAGTGCCCTGCCAAAAGGAAGAGAATAAATATTGATGTAATCCTTGTAAATCCCGCAAAAATTTTGACGACAGATACCTTGGCACTGGCGGTCTTCTATAGTGTGGCACGAGTGCTGCCGCCGGCAGTACTGCAATGCGAGAATAGTAAAGAAGATCTTAGGGGGTATACTCGATGCGTATTATCGACAAGATATTTCCGTTATCGTTATCATACAAACTAGTTTTTGTTTATTCAACGTGGACCTCACGCATAGGTAATTCAGTCGTGAATTCACGCAGAATTGTTTGTAGAAATTGGGCTAGCCGCAACACTTGGCGTAGCTCTTGATATTTAGGCAGTTGGATATCCTGTCACTGTGGCGTGACGTTTCCTTCGACTACAATGTCATTATGTTCAAGCGATATAAAAACTCCTTCGAAACAAAAAGAGGAACTGTAAAGCAATAGTCTTGCAAATTGAGTACATTCATTCTATAATATTTGTGGTACAGGAAACTTACTCCTTCATATCGAGTAAGTCAAATTTCAATGAAAAACTACTTAGGGCATTTCTTATCAAAAATATCTGAGTGGACTGGCACAGGGATTTCATTATTCGATTTTTCTTTGCCTACTCTTATTTTTGTGTCGCTATATTTTCTTAATAGCTTATATGCAGGAGCGATGACCCGTAACTCGCTCAAACAAGATGTAAaaaagttttaaagacgatagtcttgcttggaAACCTTAGACGCAAATATTTTGATCTGTCtatctgtacgtttgtctgtttgttcactatTAATGTTACCGGGTACTTGGAACGGCACCAGCTGATACcacaaatggccgaccccatccgtagcacccaccaatgttgctcaagactcagcgttcatacatgtgcgattgtcaattaaaaagcatttattgcgtatatctgaagcaccataacaacacatacatattctgcatgtgcgtcttttactagaaaaggtatacataagGAATTGTAAAGAcagcagcgtttatcacgctgctcGGATTATGCACcggttgcacgaaaaggcgagtgtttccaactctttactaagacgacacggtggtggcacctgcccgtagccttgctttctacaccttatcaccactGAGACGGGCGCGCGTGTCCGTCTCAGAAGTGATTAGGTTCCAAGaacactgccagatggcgctcatgtagcacgtgtggcgtgacttgatgtgctagttcacctccgctgcacgctcgaggcactctcacgcagcgcctccagaatactattcaccgattttcttgagcagaacatcaaataaatgttttgttctctccacacgcaagactatcgtctttcgacgacacttgcagATCAACACGTAGATacgggggccaatttttttaacagAAATTTCCATTCCGCTCTTTATTTGTTTTTCGTAAGAGCTATTCTGTCGTCGTTGCATCATGCAAAGACCTCCTTTTTTAATTGTAGTATTACAGTGTAACAAGCTGAAACAGAGAGCAGCTTTTTTGGTGTTCGCTGCTTACTAAAGATTTCTGCTTGTCCTAAAGTCACCAAGGAAGCTAGGAACTTTTTGTAAGTATTATTACTCAAGATTGATTCATATTGTATTAAGCATGATACTATTGAAGACACCTTAACGACGATCTTACTGATGGCGTGTTTTGCAGTTACCCCGCACTGCATGCGCAAAATCAACAAGTGAAGCCGTTAATGACTGACAGCACTCACCGAGCGTGTCGCTTCGTTCTATGTAGTATGGATGAGAAAATAGGGCGACAGCCGCAAATCTGCAGGAATAAAAATGAGACAAGGACATTACACATTGACTTCGAAAACGCTGCCAACAGTACTTTCTTCAATACGGTGTAGAGGCTGTTGAGGTGAGGAGGAAGGCGTCAACCTCAAAACAAGAGTATTGCCTAGTTCTTTGATGAGCCTTCTCGTGCGAGGATCACAGCTAGAATATCGGGACTGGGTAGGTAATTAGAAAACTCTAAAACGAAGCTAGCAGCTTTGCAGGTCATCTTATTATTTTCtaatgatatataaaatatataaaaCTAAGTCCCAGAACGCGAAAAGATCCCCATATATACCGTTATAAGAGTTCCTAAAATTATTCTGGAAGATATTCAAAATGTACAGTAACTTTATTCACGTATTTATTTCTATATTTACTGCAGGTCACATGACCCTACCAGGAGTGAGAATACAAACTTATTATCATAAACACTGGGCAACAAAAATGGAATTCAAGCtacaataacaaaataaaagaaaagacgGAATTAATGTGATGCAGGTGAAAAATACACAATGGTAATATGGGGCAAATGGGTGGGGACACAGAAATAAGGCAACAAAttatcaagtgaaaaaaaataacGCTAGGCCTGCActgtaggcgcagcacagtcacagtgaaaggtAGAGGAGCAGCCTTTCATAGCATTTTCAAAGCTCTCATGGGGTAACTACTGGAAGCACACGTGCTTGGTTCCCACTAGGTCACTAATAATAAATGTTTGGGTagcaggccggcattcgctatgctatattTCTTCATTCTTCTGAGAATGGTGGTATGCGCTAAACACATGCtgggaattttgtgccaattgtccatgcagtggctgacacgATGAGGAGTTATGACTGAATTGTGTATgccccacagttaatagggaaacaagaacaagcttttgtgatgggttggagcattggacggcccactcgttacgctaatcgaattgtgcgacgactggtgtttctttcgctgttgtaaaacgctctATATGTCtaattaacacgattgctttgccgacatcaagcctgcataaagcaagtttgacaagtcacaagcaccggagtagctcagtggtagaactcGAGTCCGCTGTGCTAGCACCCAGTGGACCccggttcaagccccactgtgccattggtgctcggtcatgcctgcctaaggcaagtttcacaacaagttacaagcaccggcgtaactcagtggctgaatattgggctggcacccagcggagcCGGGTTCAAGCCTTGATGTATCATTGGggctaggctttttttttctaatttcgcacgatatggttacggacaccagtggcggcggcggcggcagtggtggcggcggtggcggtggacaacatgcaactgtgcgtgacccgtgttgtgatctcacaatagctttcgctgtaaaaaaaaaagaagaaccatttttttttaacaGGAAGAAACGATACTGCTCAAAAAGTAACCTAACAGGGGGTACTCGGCCATGCTAAGTACAATATCCAGGTAATATTGGGTGAGTGCTTCATTGATTGAACCTCAGGATTACCTCGAGGACAGGATGTATGCGTTAGCTGGAGGTTCAAGCTGCACGCGCATACTTTTTATTAAGAGCTTATTTCAAAATATCACTAAGGCTGAAAGCAATCATTGTGTCAACATCATGTGGATAAAGGTAACACCAGAGTCTCCAAACTAGCCTGCCGACTTATGTAGCGTTTTTCTTCAGATTATTCTGAAATGCGAGTTTGACGGCTAAGCGAACGTGTCGATGGTCACGCTATATGGTTTCTACGTCACACCACTCTTTTAAAAGACAATTATTTGGCACCTTCATTTCGATTCCTTTTTTGTAGTTGGTATTTATGCTGGTGATACATTGTCTGAAAGAACTCAGCTTCTTTACTCAGGCTGCAACAAACTTGGCTAATCAGGAAAATATGTCGGCTAGCTGAGGATAAACATACGATGAGATATCGACTTActctctgtatatatattccTCGCTCAGTTTTACAAGCTCCTAGTAGCGACTGTTTTCTTGTATCCAAAATATGTGCTCAGTGAACGATGTAGTTTCCTTCAGGAGGGGAATCTGAAAATAGTCGTAGGCTGTAGCAACTTCATTGCTAATTTTCGGAACGTTTGTATCAATCCATACGCCACGGACTCTCTACCGAATAGTCTATGACCTAGAGACCGCAGCATCTTCACATAAAATGAGCTACAATACGCTTTCTAGAAAGCGTGTTGATTTGTCCTTCTATAGTAAACATGCGCGCTTAAACAACACCTGTGAAGCCTAACAGAAACGAAAAATTTGTTGAAAGTTGGCCTGAGGAAAAAGTACTACTTGGGCAGTTCATAAATAAAACGAGCAGGCAAGTTTACACATCGTAGACTAATTACGGTCTGTGTGAATAATAACGCTACTACTCAATATTGAGAACCCCCTTCATTGTAAATGACTCTTCCATATCATGCTACAGTATGGCTGAATTTAGCTCTTCATGAGGGCGAAACGGTGGAGCAGAATGACTCTCGTTATTtcctaaatatattttcagtgcCAGCACTTAGACGAAAAGGTTTGTTGCTTTCGTATTTGACTCGTATATAAAAAATAACATTTTATGATGCATTTTATGACGCTTTAAAAATCGCAACGCAAAAGCTGCATTTGAGCTTACTATTGAATTATAAAAGTGCCACCAGATTGAGTCAACAATAAAACTCGaagaattattattttttgctgGGCACAAGAGCTGAACCCACTGCAGAGGCTATTAGTTGAACTACTTAGTGTATTAACATGTGTACGTGAGTGTGTGCATTTGTGTGCGCCTGTTTATGTGCGTGTTTGCGTGACACTGCGTGTTTGCGTTTGCGTGTGTGAGTTGTGTGCACGTGTGCATGTGTTTATGCGTGTACGTGTATGTACGGGCTTGTACGTTTTTGTGTGCGTGCACGACTGTGTTTGCATGCAAACGCCTGTTTGAGTATGTGCACGATTGAGTCTGCGTGTGAGTATCAATATGCGTATGTGTTCGTTAGCATGGTGTGTGCGCGTATGTATGTTTGTGCTTGTGTGCATCTCTTTatctgcatgcgtgtgtgtgtgcgtgcgtgcgtgtatgtgtgtgtgtgtgtgtgtgtgtatatatatgtgcggttgtgtgcgtgcgtgcttgtggAGTTGATGTAAGGATGGGTTTATGTATGCGTGCCTGATCACGTGgtatcttgtgtgtgtgtgtttgcacatgtatgtgcgtgtgtgtgttgcgtctGTATGagtacgtacgtgtgtgtgtgcctgcgtgtatgcatgtctgtctgtgtgcgtgtatgtgcgtgtgtgcgagtgtgtgtgtgtgtatttgtgggCCTTTGTGTAGGAAAGATGGCGGTATAAGTGCACTTTTTTTCTGCATATGTAAAGTATCGAGGTGAGCAGGATGGTAGCGTAGATATTCCCTTAGCGTAATCAGTATCAAGGTGACGCTGGACTGCTTTGTCAACTCTCCGCGGACACTGACAGTGCCTTCATAAAGTGTAAGCGCCAAACGTTGAGCCAACAATGGTGCTTGGGCATGTGAAACTACAAGTACAGCAGTACGCCTACGTATCTTTGTGGAAATATTGCAAAAGTGGCCCGTCTGTCTCCTCTGTACCGTGTCAAATTGTGTTATTCACACCCTGTACAGATAACtttacttttcattttttttcacatttttgtcATTGTATGGCCAATGTAAAAACTCTCGCATTTTGAAATTGACGTATATCTCTTGGCTCTTTACACGTTTGCTTTTCTTACCTAATTACTTACGCgggcagaaagaaaacaaaatatggACGTCTCAAACTGAGCGTAAGCCTTTTACCCCACTGTTATGTGCTCTGGTGTTACGCGAGCttcctaataaataaataaataaataaataaataaataaataaataaataaataaataaataaataaacgtttataCCTGCGTAAATCGATTAAGTGTCATTGTATATGTTCATTTCCTTTCAGCACTTGTCATTTATAAAGTagtcaaaatacaaaaaaacacaagGGATTGCTAATGAGGAAAATCCGCAGCGTCGGTAAAGAGAAGAGCaactcagaaagaaaaaaatcactcaCGTATCTATACAGATTGTCCACTACAGTGTCATCCATCATCCAGTCAGGATAGCCAACCACTGTTTCCATTCTCGCCAACTGTAATCATTTCGAGCTACTATTAACATGGATTGAATGTGCTTACACGGTAGCACCTGTTAGCTAACTGCGCTTCAAACAGAACAATGTCAATCGTTCAGCAGCTTTGTTCTTAGTCAAGTCCGTCATCCACTTGTTTTCTAGGATGATCACTTTGAAGGACGCTTTGATGAATTGCAACATCTTGTGCACCTATTAAAATATATCGAAAACTGGTGATCTGTTTATGCACGAGCGGGTAGCATCAAAATTGCTTACGTTCTTGCGGTGGTATTTGTTGAAGTTATACTTGATATAAAGGCTGGTTCCTGCAGTGAGCATCGTTTCTGGCTTCAGTAGTCGCAAGAGGCAAGATTTTCTCACGTTCTTCCTTGCAGATGAACGTGTGAGGTTAGTCGTGTTGAAACTGTAGGTCATATACAGGTCGTGAAGAGAAGTTCCTTCCACGTTAGCCATTGATCTTATGTAACTCCATGCGATGTAGTTCTTGATGGCTATCCTAAAaagaattaaatcaaccaaagcACATAAAAATGTTGTCGCTGTTTTCCAACGCCGCAGTTCTGGGCTGCCTCTTGGCAGCTCAAGATATTCAGAGGCATTAGTAAAGGCGAGAAAACATTACAATTTATGTTTCAGAACCCCAACTTGGAATTTAGCTCAAAGCTAATTTTAGGGACCACCTACAGTATCAATTAAGTGTTCCACCTAGCGTAATAGCATAAGCCCTATACATCTTTTTCTACTTCATTTGCGCTTAAATTATAATTAGCACCAAATCGGTGACACATCTTTACGCCGTATGGTGCATACTCTGGGACGGAACATTCATGGACGTGGATGTACCATAACTAGGCCATTTTTCTAGACTAGAGCCTTTAACATAAAAGCGTACCTTTTGCATAGAATGAACGTCACCTCCTACGTAATTACTGCAGGTTCCCTTAGAATCATCGGGTCGGGTATGACTGCCGCAGACCACTTTAGTTAGATGACTGCTACGTTTGGTGAATTTGTCAATGTGCCACGTTCCGGAACTAACGTGAAGAGCAACATTTCTCTTTCCCTTCACATAAGGCAACCAAATCAACAATGCGCATATGACTCATTACTTATTTAATGACTGGCTGTATAGAGCACCTGAATATACATGTACGTGCTAGTTGGGATTAATTCCTAAAGCATCCACAAAGCTGCATATTTTTCGATTTTGTTTTAACGTGACGGCGAAAAACCATCATATTTGTGTGACCAAAGAAATCGCGAAAGGTACAACtaaaataactaataaaaatTCAGGGCCTGACTGCGGATCGACCCGAATCATTTGCGCCGCaagtgggtgttctaccacacagccatgcctctgcttgtgaacaCTGTGAAAATATCGTCCCCTGCCTAAaaatgcagcgaaagtaacttccttgctttacaaacacacgcgtcctgtatacaagcTTCAGAACTCAACACGAAACATTGCCCTAGTAATGCGTCGTACAGGCTATCGTTGCCATCGGCGTCAaaacatgggattatcataatgacttcatggtttaaaacAAGTCGCCCACTCCAAGAAGCACCCACGCAAGTGCACCCTTAATGACACATAGTGGGTGGGTAGCAAGTTTGAGAAAAATTCATACGCTAAGTGTTTGACGTACGCACAAAGACCATCATATCGCTTTCGCGCTCATCTCTTAAAGACAAGGCTTAAGTGTCCGCCAACTTTTTTATGATGTGTCACCGAGTAGCTTAAACTTATGTTTTGCAGATTTGGCGCATTGCAGGTTGTGCATCACAGTGCGTGCCTCGGGGAAGGTACTGGGTCTGCCTGAAAAGTTCCCGGAAGTATTTTTGGCAGTTAGCAACCTGGTTTTGGTGAAACTTCAGGTGCCGAAGTTAGAAGGGGACGTCCGCTTCAAATGAGCCTAGTTTTGGTAGCCTGCGGGCCGTTGATGAAGCATTTCAAGCCATTTTGTAGATGTGTCTACAACACCTTTCTCAAGAAGGATTGTACGTGTTTTTGGAGCAGAATCACACAAGCAACTTGTGAGTGAAACTAGTAAATAAATAGGAGGCTCATTGAAATGTTCATTAAGCTAGTAAAAGCCAAACAGGAGCTCCATGTAAATTTCAATAGCCCATTCGGGGACCACCAAGCAACATTTATAACTAGACTAAAAATATCTCTCACGCATATAGCGTAAAATCAAAATGTACTTCATTATTTTATGCCTCGTGCGCAGTGCTTGTCGCGCCGACACATAGTTGCAAAGCTGCGCTAATTTCAGCTTCTACAAATGATTTTCGGAAGTTTACACAAGCGCAGCTTACTTATCATCGTGTGCACAGTCTTGCACTTTAAAAATCAacgacttcaaaaaaaaaagatgcttctATTTATCTTACTTACGTGCTGTTTACTCTGCTTACAAAGTTTATCAAGCCTGCATAGTAGTCCGGGCACTCTAGTATAACCCGAATGTCGTCCTTTAAGGTTGCGTTGATGTCACGTAGCTCCTTTTCAAGCATAAATCGTAAGGAAAACTGCGATTAGGAGAAGATTGCAGTGAATCACATCGCTCGTATTTCGGAAGCCTTGCTGACTGCGGTCACTTAACATTAGCTGCATGCGAACAGTTTGTGTTAGAAAACAAATGAGCACTAGGTGATGCCACCTAATTAAAAGCGAACGAAAGAAAAGTAGAGTAATATTCAAATAATAAGGCAACGTTCTATAACAGAGCCCCTGAGTACCACCacatttatttgaaacaaatatttgCAAAGCATTACAAGGCAGAGTTATGGTTACATACAGCTGACAAATAATACTATACTTTCTTTCACTAAGGTAAGCTTAACCACAGCAAAAACAAGTAACTTCATAACATACCATAGCTGTACATTAAACTTCTTTTAAAAATACATTAGGATAACAAATAAACAATGTCTTGGCACTGAGAATTTCGAAACTCAATATGACGGCAGACTTGCTTCCATGATACCACATTTTTAGCCCTTTGTTACACGTGTGTCCTGTCTGAAACTGCAACCGAAAACTGCCTCTGGTGTTCGGAGGGACACGCGTAGACTCAGAGAAATTACTGGCCGCATGACACAGAGGATAGCACCgctataatttgtttgttttatttagaGTTAAAGGATTGgactgcctgttttttttttcttgccttgtttGTTGGCTGTCATCGCTTTTGGCGTACATGCACTTTATTCGTCGCACGCCACGAGTGTGATATAAGCATTCCTGCAACGCACGTAGATCACATGCGTACAAATGAGGTGATAGGACGATTTCTCAGCTGATCGAAAAAAAGTTTAACGTACTGCTTCCATATTAGGACGGGCAATCTCCGTTCGCATTTGCCCTCTTCATGCGCAGACGATGCATTTTGGCTTAGCTTTCTCACTCACATTTGGCACTGTATTTTTCACTGAAAACTTCAAATGGGCTGACGCAGTGCGGTACACGAGTACAGGGGGCTGACGGTGTTCCATTTATACGCACAAAATATTCACATGGTTCATGGCCTTGTTGCAGTATAAACGCTGAAGTCGTATTTCTGGAATTCGCAACTAACTGCTTTCACTGCAACCGTGTGTTAGTGTCGTATTGGTCTATTTTCCTGATTCACCTGATTCTCTGGTTGATTAGGTTGAAGTCTCGCCTGTGTCAGGACAGCTATATTTAAAGGCGCCACTCACCTCGGGGGAGTGGAATGGATGTGGTTGGATAAAACATTTGCTTTTGTGATGCTTACCAGTGTGGACGCATTTCTGGTGTCTCTGGCTCCAACACGACTTGCGTCGGACTCAACCACTCATGTTTTAATATGGCAGGTTGTACACACGTCTATGCTCTTCCGCCTCCCAAACTTGTCGTTCTCAAGAGTCGCAGCAGAACATATTTACTCGCCCAGTACCAGTAATGGTAAGCGCGGAGTGATTCTCGTCCAAGAATAATGAGATCTTTGAACTCGGAACGTATctaacaaaataaataatcacTTCACATCATTGAAACTACGTGTTCAATGAGCGGGAACTAACCTAGTTGATTCCAGTACGAGTAAGTCTGCCTACTCGTAAGAGGCAGATTACATACTTCCACTGGCACTGTATTTACAGCAACAGTGATATCTGATAAGTCTACGTGTCCGAAAAGTGTACTGTAATGAGCTAAAAAGTGAGCAGCAATGCTCAAGAGTTAGTAATTTTTTGTGTGGTGTTTCGTGCATCAACCCGTTTTATTTTGCACCCCATGTAACAGAGATCAAAGGGACAGGACTTGTAGAGCTATTGCGTTGGTTTATGAAATTGTTGTGAGCTATCCGGGCATTGAAAGAGCCTTTTTATAAGATGCACTCAACCGACATCACTGCTAGAATAAAAGTGAAAGGTAAACATTCTGCCCCGTGCAGCCTTACAGTCATTTTTTATCAGATTTGTACGCTGCATGAAAATGACCCATTAGATGAATATCGATCGCATATGATTACCGCAGAAGTTTGAGACATTGTGCGTTAGAGCTTCTGACATGAAAAAAATACTCAGACTGTGCCTCAAATGTTACGCCACCGTCTTATTCATTGTTCGAGTTATGGTCAAGATTTTCCTATGAAGGACATGATCTGTACGTATCATGTCACAGTATATTAAAGCACTAAACAAGTTTGGTAGCCTAGAACTTACGTTAGTTGAAGCGGCTGTCCCATTCTCGGATGTCATGTTTATTTCGATTGGTTTCCCAACCGCCTGCTTAGAGAGCTGAAAAATAGCCACGTAAGAGTATAGAATTACCAATGAAGAACGTCGTGAAATAAACACGCAAATAGAGTAGTTAAAAATGCAAAACAGTACTTAGGTGTCCGATATCTTTCTTCAGTTTCTTACCTTTGAAAACGCCCGTTCAAAAGTCAGAATGTCTTCCGCAATTATCATACTTTGGTTCTTCGTCACATTGGCGCTCGTAAGTCTAAGTATTTCAGCAACTGTTTTTTTACAGCGGCTGTATTGCTTTGTGGATATGTTTTCAGCACTCTCTTGTGATTGCTTGGATTCACTGAACTTTTCTCGTGACGACAGTGACGTGAATTTTTCGGATGCGCAAGACAGAAGAAAGAAGTCAGTCCGCTTCGTAATCTGCAAGATAAAAAGGTTGTTTAACTTGTGAAACCAGTTGAGAAATAGTTGGATATGACTTTTAGCTGGAGTAAGCATTTTCAGAAGTGCACATATGTTCGTTTAGGCAGCGATTGAAATAGCGAGAACATACCAACGCATTTTTGTCGTATGGTCTATTATCCATCAGTGAAAGAACAGAAAGCATTTCTGGAGTGCGTAAAGTGTGGACGATCAAAAGACAATTATCAGAGTGCGCAGCCGCTGGTGCTAAAAGCTGTCCCGTCTGTGGTTATTTTTGGTGCCATCAGGTGCCTTGCGTTGCCTTCCAAACAATGCGCTCACGTTGAAAGCGTTTCCTCCACATTCCACTCACCTGTCGCAACACGCGATGCTTCTGGAACTGGCCGGCGTGCGATATGCGGCATCGTAGCGCTGAGCCGGCGACACGAATAGCCATGCAATAAATAGGTGTTCATCGGGTGCAGTTACCATATGTCACTAGCGATGTCACTCGTACAGTCACCCACAGCAGCAGCCACGCAGTAGGACTAAAGCGTTTTCATGGATGAGCACTACAGCGCCACCTCAGCACGCTGAATGAGCGCCGTGCTGATGACATCTCCGTGGTATGTCACTCTCTGCTGGTCGTGGGTATGGCTACAAagacggacattccaaggagtgGTTTATACAGAATTCTTGCTACAACGTATGCTGTACAGTTCGAATGGGACTATACTTCTTCAGAATGCTTCGAACTTTACGATAATAGTTATTTTTTTGTCCTCTTAATGTTTGTGCTGCCTCAATAGAACACATTTTCACTGGTCTGATAAGCCGGGATCGCTGGTCTGACAAGCCGGGATCATATTTCACCTATGGGACTGCATAAAGAAGTCGAATTATTTTTCTCGACCGGGCGTGCTAGTGACCTAACTTCATTAGTGAAAAACACCTAAGGATTCATTAAAGGACAAATTCGTCATGCTACGCCGTAATTTAAAGTACTATTGTGTAAATAATATAGCAGACCTAAAAAAATACCCCGCCAATATTTCGAACTCTTGATAAGCATATATTATAACTGCGCTAGAGTAAGTTCAGAAACTTGTGACAAGATTCACCCAGTCATTATGGTGATATAATATTTACTTCATCAAAGTGGAATGTGCCTTGGATAATCAATCTTTGTCACGTAACCTGGTTGTCACATCTTCGTGTTACCGTAAGAAATTCATTTTCTCCATCTACCTGAGGCTACAACAAGCCACCCCACAAGGCTGTTGCCATGACAACTCGATTGTTCTTAAGAACACGAGAACTCGTGTTTGAAACCAACAGCTGCTTTTTACTGTTTAAGAAAGCTGATAACTTCCTATGTATTATCCCAAGTAGAGTATTtgtaaaagtaaaagaaaaaagaagaagaaattgaAGTGACGCTTACTATGATTGTCCATTTGCTGCTGGGCTTCCTTGGTTCCAGTTGAACGCTGTAGTCGAAAAAAgggcgcaagccgatttcgcttAAAATATTGCCGATGGTCTCGTCAGTTCCATTAGTAGGCTCTTTGCTTGATGAATACCAGTCATGAAAACCCAGCTGACGAAATATTCTCTGCATAGATTCATGGAGCCTCAGGCTGTCGTTTCCTAAGAAGAGTTTGGTAGAAACATTGTTATAGGATGTTTAATTGTGTGACGAATTGAAAGCATTTTTACGCGCTGCACTAAGGCAAACAGGAAATGGTACAAGTGATAAGGCAGTGTTTCCTTATAACCTTTTTACAAATGTTCTCTGTCCAAGACTAGAGCTGCCAAAATAAATACTGTAGAAATTCATCGACTAAACCGTTATCGTGTGTGCCGTAATTAATTATAAGTGGTCCGTGGTCGTTAGCATTCATTTTTCTTTAGCCTGAGCAGTGCACTGAAAGAGTGGTTGGCATTGGTTGCCGTGTATATAAAATTAAGAGATGTAGCACATCGAGAAGACTTCATGTATTCTGTCGAAGTTTCGGGCAGAGGATGTCCTTTATCAATACAAGATGATCAAGAAGATAAAGGTTGGGCTCTGTCCAAAACAAAACGTCAACGTAATTGAAGTCTTCTTGAAGTGCTACCTCCAAGGCTTATATATATATGGTACTTAACACCAACCAGTACTTCaaccatttatatatatatatatatatatatatat
This region includes:
- the LOC119163894 gene encoding neprilysin-2 isoform X2, whose protein sequence is MSAKKRSAGDFAEVSKLLLAALLLLWILWIMFGYRSNLVRRAEREHIEIVHPHARTPPPQIGLESQVTKMTTVKESTDASVSKKRTRSSKFRDICWKPQCIAIADIISDGLGKSTPCDNFFDFVCEKRAENTELPPSKVKDSAIESLLRILKSPNAKGSTKSTAVGKFTSAYMSCINEGNDSLRLHESMQRIFRQLGFHDWYSSSKEPTNGTDETIGNILSEIGLRPFFDYSVQLEPRKPSSKWTIIITKRTDFFLLSCASEKFTSLSSREKFSESKQSQESAENISTKQYSRCKKTVAEILRLTSANVTKNQSMIIAEDILTFERAFSKLSKQAVGKPIEINMTSENGTAASTNFSLRFMLEKELRDINATLKDDIRVILECPDYYAGLINFVSRVNSTIAIKNYIAWSYIRSMANVEGTSLHDLYMTYSFNTTNLTRSSARKNVRKSCLLRLLKPETMLTAGTSLYIKYNFNKYHRKNLARMETVVGYPDWMMDDTVVDNLYRYIPLLKETTSFTEHIFWIQENSRY
- the LOC119163894 gene encoding neprilysin-2 isoform X3, with product MTTVKESTDASVSKKRTRSSKFRDICWKPQCIAIADIISDGLGKSTPCDNFFDFVCEKRAENTELPPSKVKDSAIESLLRILKSPNAKGSTKSTAVGKFTSAYMSCINEGNDSLRLHESMQRIFRQLGFHDWYSSSKEPTNGTDETIGNILSEIGLRPFFDYSVQLEPRKPSSKWTIIITKRTDFFLLSCASEKFTSLSSREKFSESKQSQESAENISTKQYSRCKKTVAEILRLTSANVTKNQSMIIAEDILTFERAFSKLSKQAVGKPIEINMTSENGTAASTNFSLRFMLEKELRDINATLKDDIRVILECPDYYAGLINFVSRVNSTIAIKNYIAWSYIRSMANVEGTSLHDLYMTYSFNTTNLTRSSARKNVRKSCLLRLLKPETMLTAGTSLYIKYNFNKYHRKNVHKMLQFIKASFKVIILENKWMTDLTKNKAAERLARMETVVGYPDWMMDDTVVDNLYRYIPLLKETTSFTEHIFWIQENSRY
- the LOC119163894 gene encoding neprilysin-2 isoform X1, whose amino-acid sequence is MSAKKRSAGDFAEVSKLLLAALLLLWILWIMFGYRSNLVRRAEREHIEIVHPHARTPPPQIGLESQVTKMTTVKESTDASVSKKRTRSSKFRDICWKPQCIAIADIISDGLGKSTPCDNFFDFVCEKRAENTELPPSKVKDSAIESLLRILKSPNAKGSTKSTAVGKFTSAYMSCINEGNDSLRLHESMQRIFRQLGFHDWYSSSKEPTNGTDETIGNILSEIGLRPFFDYSVQLEPRKPSSKWTIIITKRTDFFLLSCASEKFTSLSSREKFSESKQSQESAENISTKQYSRCKKTVAEILRLTSANVTKNQSMIIAEDILTFERAFSKLSKQAVGKPIEINMTSENGTAASTNFSLRFMLEKELRDINATLKDDIRVILECPDYYAGLINFVSRVNSTIAIKNYIAWSYIRSMANVEGTSLHDLYMTYSFNTTNLTRSSARKNVRKSCLLRLLKPETMLTAGTSLYIKYNFNKYHRKNVHKMLQFIKASFKVIILENKWMTDLTKNKAAERLARMETVVGYPDWMMDDTVVDNLYRYIPLLKETTSFTEHIFWIQENSRY